The Deltaproteobacteria bacterium genome includes the window AAATCTTTCGCCCCTACGGTCGGATTTTCTTGAGATTTATTTTGCGCCCTTTGCGCTCTTTGCGGTTAAATATCCGAATCCGAGAAAACGGATCACGATTGATTTTTAAACGCGAGAAAGCGATCGAGGATACGGTCGGCGAGATCGTCTTTGCTCATCAGCGGCAGCGCGTGGACCGCGTCTTTGCAATCGAGAATCGTCGCGATGTTGGTGTCGCCGTCGAAACCGCTGCCGGCTTCGCTGACGTTGTTGGCGACGATCATGTCGAGATTTTTCTCGCGCAGTTTTTTCGCCGCGTTGGCCGCGAGATCTTCGGTCTCGGCGGCGAAGCCGATCAACACTTTGCCATTTTTCATCTGGCCGAGCTCTTTGAGAATGTCGGGGTTGGGCTCGAGAGTGATTTCGATGTTACCTTTACCGCGCTTGATCTTCTTATCAGCGCTCAGCACCGGGCGGTAATCGGAAACCGCCGCCGCCATGATCACCGCGCTGCACGCGGCAAACTCTTTGACCACCGCGTCGCGCATTTGCGCCGCTGAAGTAACCGCGATGGTGCGCGCGCCCGCCGGCGGTTCCAACGCCGTCGGCCCGGTTACCAGCGTAACTTCGGCGCCACGGCGCAGCGCGGCGCGCGCCAAGGCGTAGCCCATTTTTCCCGACGAGCGATTGGAAATGTAACGCACCGGATCGAGCGCTTCACGATTGGGTCCGGCGCTGATCAAAAAGCGCTCACCGGCCAAGTCGGGCTTTCTTAGCAGCCGATGAATCTCCTCGGCGATCTTCTCCGGATCGGGTAAGCGTCCTTTGCCTTCGTAACCGCAGGCGAGAAACCCTTCCGCCGGTTCCAGTAGATGATATCCGAAGCCGCGCAGCTTACGGAGATTTTCCTGCAGCGCCGGATTGTCGTACATGTGAATGTTCATCGCCGGCGCGATCAGCACCGGCGCTTGGGTCGCCATCAGCACCGTCGTCAATAAATCGTCGGCGATGCCGTTGGCGATCTTGCCGATAATGTTGGCGGTCGCCGGCGCGATCACGAACAGATCGGCGCTATCGGCCAAATTGATATGGCCGATCTCGGATTCTTGGGTGAGGTTGAAAGTTTCGCTGGCCACGGGATTACCGGAAAGGGTTTGAAATGTCAGCGGCGTGACAAATTCCATCGCGCCGCGCGTCATGATCACTTGCACCCGAAACCCCGAATTGACCAGCAAGCGCACCAGCTCCACCGCTTTGTAGCAAGCGATCCCGCCGCTCACCCCCAAGACGATGTTGGGTATTTTCTCGCCGTTAGCCACGACCCCAAAATAGCCGATCCGCCCTGTGCCTGCAAACCTCAATTATTTTAAGTTGAACTCCGGACGTGTGCCAAAACCGGCATCAACTTGACAGCCGTACAACTTTTTGTCGCCTCCGGTTGCCCAATCAGCGCTACCGTGAAACCCGCGCCGCCGCTTAAACTCCTTCGTTTGACCGACTTTCGGCAGTAA containing:
- the coaBC gene encoding bifunctional phosphopantothenoylcysteine decarboxylase/phosphopantothenate--cysteine ligase CoaBC, whose translation is MANGEKIPNIVLGVSGGIACYKAVELVRLLVNSGFRVQVIMTRGAMEFVTPLTFQTLSGNPVASETFNLTQESEIGHINLADSADLFVIAPATANIIGKIANGIADDLLTTVLMATQAPVLIAPAMNIHMYDNPALQENLRKLRGFGYHLLEPAEGFLACGYEGKGRLPDPEKIAEEIHRLLRKPDLAGERFLISAGPNREALDPVRYISNRSSGKMGYALARAALRRGAEVTLVTGPTALEPPAGARTIAVTSAAQMRDAVVKEFAACSAVIMAAAVSDYRPVLSADKKIKRGKGNIEITLEPNPDILKELGQMKNGKVLIGFAAETEDLAANAAKKLREKNLDMIVANNVSEAGSGFDGDTNIATILDCKDAVHALPLMSKDDLADRILDRFLAFKNQS